The genomic segment CGTCAGCTTCGACCAGCCGAGTTCGACCAGGGACGCCCGGGTCGCCTCCAGGATCGCCGCGTCGGCATCGACGCTGCGCGGGCGGCCGGGGCGGGCGGACGGGGGGTCGTTGCGGCTCGGCATGGAGCGACCTTACCCGCGAGTAGGTACGAGGGTACGCCCCTGGTGCGGGTGAGACAGATCACCGAGGTGTCCTGTTCAGGAGGGCTACTCGCCAGTTACGCTACGGGTCGTAGCGTAAGGACCCCCGGGCAGTGGCCCGTTGGCCCGCGCCACGAACGAGCGACAGCCACGTGGGGGCGCCGGATGGGGATCCGGTGCCGACCGGGCGGAACCGGGTGGGGATCCGGTGCCGCGACCGGGGGGTTCAGGCCTCCCGAACCGTGTCCGTCCGCCCGCCCCGCACACCGGCCGGGGCTGCGGCAGGACCCGGTTGAACGATCGCTTTCCGGAACGGCGGGCACAGGGGGGAGGATGTACGTATGCAGCCTAGGAACATGTCCATGAGCGGCGTCGTCGACCTCGCCGCTGTCAAGGCGGCCGGAGAGGCGAAGGCCAAGGCGGAGCAGGCCCGTGCCGAGGCCGCCCGCAAGGGGGGCGCCGACGCCGTCGCGCCCTCCGCCCTGGTGATCGACGTCGACGAAGCCGGATTCGAGCGCGACGTCCTCCAGCGCTCCGCCGAAGTACCCGTCGTCATCGACTTCTGGGCCGAGTGGTGCGAGCCCTGCAAGCAGCTCGGCCCCCTTCTGGAGCGGCTGGCCGTCGCGTACAACGGCCGCTTCCTGCTCGCCAAGGTCGACGTCGACGCCAACCAGATGCTGATGCAGCAGTTCGGCATCCAGGGCATCCCGGCGGTCTTCGCCGTCGTCGCGGGCCAGGCCCTCCCGCTCTTCCAGGGCGCCGCGCCCGAGGCCCAGATCCGCGAGACCCTGGACCAGCTGATCCAGGTCGGCGAGGAGCGCTTCGGCCTCACCGGGATCGTCGTCGACCCGGACGCGGAGGGTGCCGACGCGGCCCCCGCCGAGATCCCGGCCGGCCCGTACGACGCGCTGCTGGAAGCCGCCTCCGTCGCCCTGGACGCCAGCGACTTCCCGGGAGCGGTGCAGGCGTACCGCAACGTCCTCTCCGACGACCCGGCCAACCCGGAGGCCAAGTTGGGCCTCGCGCAGGCCGAACTCCTGGGCCGGGTGCAGAAGATGAACCCGCAGGAGGTCCGCGAGAAGGCCGCCGCCGGCCCGGCCGACGTCGCCGCCCAGATCGACGCCGCCGACCTCGACCTCGTCGGCGGTCATGTGGAGGACGCCTTCGGGCGGCTCGTGGAGACGGTCCGCCGCACGTTCGGCGACGACCGGGACGCCGTGCGGGTGCGGCTGCTCGAACTCTTCGAGGTCATCGGCCCGGAGGACCCGCGGGTCGCCGCGGCCCGTACGGCGCTCGCGCGCGTGCTGTTCTGATACGAGCCGTTCTGGCGCGACGTGTCCTGACGCGACTTGTTCCGATGTGACAAGACGGCCGTGCCGCCCGCCGGGCGGCACGGCCGTTTTCGCGTCCGGGCGACAACTCGGGGAGCCCAGCGGCTCTGCTTTGCCAAATCTTGACCTGACAGACTGCTGTTACTCGCAGTAAAGCGACTCGGGTTCTCTGCCCGGTTGCGCTCTGTTTTCCCCCTGTTTGGGCGTCCCTTTCGTGCCACCCTGCGTGGCCGGTGCATGCCAGGGCGTCGCGGGGTGGTTATCGGCCCGTTACTAGCGAGTAACGACACCCCTTGTGCACCGGCCCCGAATGCACCACGATCGGCCACGCTCGGTCCAATAACCGCCAGCCCGATTGCCAGTCGGCGCCGGGGGCAGTTGGTCCCCACCGAGCGGGCCGGCTCCATGGGCGCCGGCCGAGGACAGGGGGGTTCCTGCCCGAGGGCGGGGCCTGTCCGACCGGCTGCGCGGACCGCGCGGTCAGTGGTTTGTCGCTCGGGGGTGAACGCCGGTGCATCGGATGCGGTACAGCCTCCGGGACGGGCGCTCTCCTTCCCGAGGACGTAGCACTTCTCCCATCCCGGGACGGGCAACGGCCCGGCCGGAGATGTACGTCCGAGAAGGAGGAAATATATGAGTTCCCAGATCCGCGGTGGAACCAGATGGAAGCGCTTCGCCCTGGTCATGGTGCCGAGCGTCGTCGCCACGGCGGCGGTGGGCGTGGGGCTGGCGCAGGGCGCGCTGGCTGCTTCGTTCAGCGTTTCGGGGCAGGACTTCAAGGTCACTGCATCAGAGCTCAACGGTGACAACTTCATCCAGTACGGGAACGTGGCCAGCGGTGACGTGGGTAATCACCCGGTCGCCGTCTCCGGCTTCAGCCACGCGACGATCACGAACATGTGCCAGTCGGTCGTGACGCCCAACCTGCCGTTCGGCCTCGGCACGTGGACGCTGAAGCTGAAGGCCGGGACCGACGTCAAGAACCCGGTCGTCGCGGAAAACCTGTACCTGGACGTCTCCCAGCTCGACGCCGACGCCACGTTCACCAACATCGACATCGGTGTCGCGGCGAAGGATCTCGGCAAGGAGACCAACTTCGGCGTTCAGCCCGGCACTGGCGCCCTCGACGGAGCCAAGGCATACGGCTTCGGCCAGCGCGCCCAGAAGGCAGTGCTCACCGACGTCGAGCAGAGGGCCTGGGCCACCACAGCCGGCACCTTCAAGCTGACGGACCTGAGTCTGCGTCTGAACAACAACGCTGACGAGTGCCAACTCCCTCCGAAGAAGTAGCGGGCATTTCGTTCGGACGGCCGGGGGCTTCGATGAGGGCCCCGGCCGCCCACCCTCCCTTTCTCACAGCAACACCGGTTCCAGGGAGCTGTTTTCCATGAGCCCCGAGTCCACAGGGCAGAACGAGCACTACCTCACCGTCTCCCGGCGGGGATTCCGCACCTGGCGGGGTAACAGGCCTTTCTGGGCCGGCCTGTTCACCATGGCGGGCGGTGTACCCATTGCATACTTCCCGTACGCCAACATGCACCTGGGTAACATCACGCTGGCGATGTCCACCACGGCCGGTGCCGGCTCGCTGATCATCGGGGTCCTGCTCATCACGCTGGGCCTGACGATGTGGTTCCACCACATCGTCCGGGTGTTCGCCGGCGTCGCAGCGATCCTGCTCGCACTGATCTCCATACCCATCGCCAATATCGGCGGCTTCATCATAGGTTTCGTTCTCGCGATGCTTGGGGGCGCGCTCTCCGTCTCCTGGGCCCCGGGCCGGCCGGCGGAAGACGCCGAGCCCGCCGAGAACCCGGCCGGGGTCGACGAGTCTGTCTCTGACCCGGCTGCACCGGTTGACTACGACACCGAAAAGCCCGTCTTCGTGAGCGGCCTGCCCGCACCCGAATTTCACGGCGGCGCCGCCTACCCGGCTCAGCAGCTCACCGGCTTCGACTCGATGAGGGACGCGGACGCCGACGCGGACGGCGGGAGGCACCGTGCGTGAGGACGGGTACTCCGACGTCTTCGCGGGCGAAGCCGCCCGCGAGCGGAGAGGCCCGCGTCACGCGGCTCCCCGCAAGTCGCTGCTGATGAAGCTCAATCTGCCGTCCGGGAAGAAGGCGTTCGCGCTCGCCGCGATGCCGACGGCGGTCTTCGTGGGCATGAGCCTCACGCCCAAGCTCGCCATGGCGGACGACGCCTCGGACATCCCGTACGCGCCCGGCCCGTGCGTCACCCGGTCCGACGAGCCGAGCGAGTCGCCCGAGCCGTCGACGTCCGCCTCGTCGTCCCCCTCGGCCTCCGCCTCCGACTCCGCTTCGGCGGGCAAGGACGAGGACGCGGGTACGGACAAGGGCGAGGACTCCGGCCCCACGCCGACCACGACCCCGTCCCCGTCGGCGACCTCGGACACCCCCACCGCCGACGACACCGCGACGGACACCGCAGGCGTCGCTGCCGGGGCGAAGCCCACCGCCGAGCCCACACCCACCGCGACGAAGAGCACCAACCCGCTCGACCCGCTGGGTGTCGGCGACGCGATCAAGGACTTCTTCGACAGCCTCGACCCGAACAAGGCCACTCCGACCCCGACCCCGAGCGCCACCACCGAGGCGCCGAAGGCCGAGGGGACCGCCGGGTCCGGTACCTCGGCCACGGAGAAGCCGGCCGCGAGATCCGCGACCGACGCC from the Streptomyces sp. NBC_01335 genome contains:
- a CDS encoding tetratricopeptide repeat protein encodes the protein MQPRNMSMSGVVDLAAVKAAGEAKAKAEQARAEAARKGGADAVAPSALVIDVDEAGFERDVLQRSAEVPVVIDFWAEWCEPCKQLGPLLERLAVAYNGRFLLAKVDVDANQMLMQQFGIQGIPAVFAVVAGQALPLFQGAAPEAQIRETLDQLIQVGEERFGLTGIVVDPDAEGADAAPAEIPAGPYDALLEAASVALDASDFPGAVQAYRNVLSDDPANPEAKLGLAQAELLGRVQKMNPQEVREKAAAGPADVAAQIDAADLDLVGGHVEDAFGRLVETVRRTFGDDRDAVRVRLLELFEVIGPEDPRVAAARTALARVLF
- a CDS encoding DUF6230 family protein, with protein sequence MSSQIRGGTRWKRFALVMVPSVVATAAVGVGLAQGALAASFSVSGQDFKVTASELNGDNFIQYGNVASGDVGNHPVAVSGFSHATITNMCQSVVTPNLPFGLGTWTLKLKAGTDVKNPVVAENLYLDVSQLDADATFTNIDIGVAAKDLGKETNFGVQPGTGALDGAKAYGFGQRAQKAVLTDVEQRAWATTAGTFKLTDLSLRLNNNADECQLPPKK
- a CDS encoding DUF6114 domain-containing protein, whose protein sequence is MSPESTGQNEHYLTVSRRGFRTWRGNRPFWAGLFTMAGGVPIAYFPYANMHLGNITLAMSTTAGAGSLIIGVLLITLGLTMWFHHIVRVFAGVAAILLALISIPIANIGGFIIGFVLAMLGGALSVSWAPGRPAEDAEPAENPAGVDESVSDPAAPVDYDTEKPVFVSGLPAPEFHGGAAYPAQQLTGFDSMRDADADADGGRHRA